A part of Halictus rubicundus isolate RS-2024b chromosome 4, iyHalRubi1_principal, whole genome shotgun sequence genomic DNA contains:
- the Orct gene encoding organic cation transporter, translated as MAYDDVILRMGEFGRYQRRIYLLLCLPAISCAFHKMGGVFLSAKMNSRCVLPHENVDNATYSLPQSVINASYPWDDELNERSQCYRYNVPNIFNETTIDRYVDTGDAPIQKPFSPYGLNIQGLEKCQGYVYNRSMYKSTTTSEWNLVCDRAWLKATGDSLFMVGVMLGSMIFGGLSDKYGRRPIFFLSLVIQLVGGILVAVAPEFISYVIFRLIVGSTTSGVFLVAYVIALEMVGPKKRSVAGVGCQLFFTTGYILTAGFAYFITDWRMLQVAITVPSIAFLLYWWFIPESARWLITTGRVQEAKELLQRASLENGVEMPSEKLEQLLLNNSEDSAPDYKKPSLFDLFRYPNLRRKSILLFFNWLVNSGTYYGLSWHVTNLGGNDHINFFISGLVEIPAYTFLIFTLNRWGRKIILCGCMVISGVALLAILFVPADAQWLVVCLAMIGKLTITSSYGAIYVFTAEQFPTVIRNVGLGASSTFARIGGVIAPYVIHLSKIWMPLPFVIFGTCVLTGGIMSLLLPETLNKKLPESIQDSELFGKKPSKKEKNQQLDIEQLNDVDVIKPLKPQENGVHEKQNG; from the exons ATGGCGTACGACGACGTTATACTGCGGATGGGCGAGTTCGGCCGGTACCAGCGAAGAATTTATCTTCTGCTCTGTCTTCCGGCGATATCCTGCGCGTTCCACAAGATGGGCGGCGTCTTCCTCAGCGCGAAGATGAACAGCAG ATGCGTGCTGCCGCATGAGAACGTCGACAACGCCACATACTCGTTACCCCAAAGTGTGATAAACGCGAGCTATCCATGGGACGACGAGCTGAATGAACGGTCACAGTGTTATAGATACAACgttcctaatatttttaatgaaactacGATCGACAGGTACGTCGACACCGGCGATGCTCCAATCCAAAAACCCTTCTCCCCGTATGGTCTGAACATTCAGGGTCTGGAGAAATGCCAGGGATATGTCTACAACAGAAGCATGTACAAAAGTACCACCACTTCTGAG TGGAACTTAGTTTGCGACAGGGCATGGTTGAAAGCTACGGGGGATTCTTTGTTCATGGTAGGAGTCATGCTTGGCTCGATGATTTTCGGTGGTTTGTCCGATAAATATGGGCGTAGACCAATTTTCTTCCTGTCTTTAGTCATACAGCTGGTCGGCGGTATACTAGTCGCGGTTGCACCCGAGTTTATATCCTACGTTATCTTCAGGTTAATAGTCGGCTCGACCACCAGTGGGGTCTTTCTAGTCGCCTATGTCATTG CCTTGGAAATGGTGGGCCCAAAGAAGCGTTCAGTAGCTGGAGTTGGTTGTCAATTGTTCTTCACGACTGGATACATACTCACTGCTGGATTCGCATACTTCATAACCGACTGGAGAATGTTGCAAGTCGCTATCACCGTGCCAAGTATTGCGTTCCTTCTTTATTGGTG GTTTATCCCCGAATCTGCGCGTTGGCTGATAACCACAGGTCGCGTGCAGGAAGCAAAGGAACTTCTCCAACGAGCCTCTTTAGAGAACGGAGTAGAGATGCCAAGCGAGAAGCTGGAACaacttcttcttaacaacagcGAAGACAGCGCGCCAGATTATAAGAAACCGTCGCTGTTCGATCTGTTCCGATATCCAAATTTGAGGCGGAAAAGCATTTTACTGTTCTTCAATTG GCTTGTAAATAGTGGTACCTACTACGGGCTCTCCTGGCATGTAACCAACCTCGGTGGCAACGACcatattaatttcttcatttctggGTTAGTGGAAATACCTGCGTACACGTTTCTAATTTTTACCCTGAATCGTTGGGGCAGGAAGATTATCTTATGCGGCTGCATGGTAATATCCGGAGTGGCGCTACTCGCTATCTTGTTTGTACCTGCTG ATGCCCAATGGCTCGTCGTGTGCCTCGCTATGATCGGAAAACTCACCATCACGTCGTCTTACGGTGCTATTTATGTTTTTACTGCCGAACAATTTCCCACAGTCATTCGGAACGTCGGTCTCGGAGCCAGTTCAACTTTCGCTCGAATCGGTGGTGTAATTGCTCCATATGTCATTCACCTG TCTAAAATTTGGATGCCTCTTCCATTTGTTATTTTTGGGACGTGCGTACTAACTGGGGGCATTATGTCATTGCTCCTTCCAGAGACTCTAAACAAGAAACTTCCAGAGTCTATACAGGATAGCGAATTGTTTGGAAA AAAACCttcgaaaaaggagaaaaaccaGCAACTAGACATAGAGCAATTGAACGACGTGGACGTGATAAAACCATTGAAGCCACAAGAAAACGGTGTTCACGAGAAGCAAAACGGATGA